ACAGACCAGTGCCAGTTTTCAGGGTAAGAGGAAGTAGGATCGTTTATTTCCATTGCCTGCTCAGTTCATCCCAGGTCAGGAGTACACATTTTTTGCGGGCGGGGAAATCCCTGGCTGCCTGAAAAACAAACAGCGGTTCCGGAAGATCGGTGGGTTGGGGGAAATTTGCTTCCGGTGAAACCAGCGCCTGGAAAGGCTGATGAAGTTTTTCAAATGTCCTTTTATCCATTCCCGGCAGCAGCGATACCAGCAGAGAAGCCGAAGCTTTGGACAGGGCGCAGCCATAGCCATGAAAAGAAGCATCCGCAATCACTTCACCTTCAAATTTGATATACAGGAAAAACTGATCCCCGCAAAACTGGTTGTAGGCTTCAACCACGCGGTCGGCGTCGGGCATTTTTTCATACCTTACCGGATGGTCATTGTGGTGGAGGATCGTGGGATGGTAGAGAGAGTGGGACATGGGGGTGAAAATACCTGATTTTTCTCTTTCGATAAAAATTTAGGGAAATTTTCCTTAATTGTGTTTCCATTTTACCGAATAAATGGCATAAGTGAATAAAGCTTGTTAAATATTCGAAATGAAAGATATTCAGGTTTCCCAAGAGTTTAGAACAGGTGTTGTGAAAGCGGTCCTGGCGATTTTAATGTTTTTTGTAGTATATATTCTGCTTGTCCTGCTATCAATAGCAATGACGGTTTTATGTGGTTATCTGGGCATTTGGCTAATCATCTCATTTCCCAGCATCATAGCCCTTCTCGGTGGGATTGGTTTAATAAGTTTAGGGATTCTAATATTGATTTTCCTGATAAAATTTTTATTCACAACCAGGGAAGTTGAACTTGATGACTGGGTAGAAATCAGTAAAGAAGAGCAACCTGGGTTGTTTGAACTTGTTGACGGTTTGGTGAAAGAATCAGGAACTGATTTCCCCGGCAAAATCTATGTATCAAGTCAGGTAGGTGCTTCAGTCTTTTATGATTCCAGTTTCTGGAGTATGTTTTTTCCGATAAAAAAGAACCTACATATTGGTCTGGGGTTGGTTAATTCTGTAACAATTGAAGAGTTAAGAGCGATTCTTGCTCACGAGTTTGGCCATTTTTCGCAAAAAAGCATGCGTTTGGGAAGTTTTGTGTACAATGTAAACCGGGTGATTTATAATCTGGTATTTGAAAACGAGTCATACAATAAACTGATCGAGCGTTGGGCCAATATAAGTGGATATTTTTCGATTTTTGTTTCTCTGGCTGTATATATAATTCGTGGGATTCAATGGTTACTAAAAAAGACCTACGAAGTGGTTAATCTCAGCTATTTGAATTTATCCAGAGAAATGGAGTTTCATGCAGATGCAGTTGCTGTCAGTGTGACGGGGGGAAGCCAGTTTAGATCCGGATTATTGCGTGTGCCTTTTGCAGAGCATGCGTATAATTCTGTCTTGCAGTTCTACGACCTAAAAGTTAAAGATGGAATTAAAAGTAAAAACCTGCTTGAAGAACAATTCTTTGTCATGGATTTCTTAGGAAAGGAAATTGGGCTGGATTTTGAAAATCATTTACCCCAAATTAACCTAGACAATCTGAATAAATACAACCAGTCAAAACTTGTCATCAAAGACCAATGGGCATCTCATCCAGCAATAGAAGATAGAATTGCAGCAATAGGGAAACTGGATTCTGGAGAAAAATTACTGATATCCCCGCCCGCCAACGAACTTTTTTCTCATCTTGGTAAGATTCAGGAACTTGTTACAACGCTGATCTTTTCTTCTGTAAACTACTCCCAAAAACCTTCTGATAATAGTTTGGAAGATTTTATCAGAGATTTTGTCGAAGTGCATGAAAAAAACTCATTTGATAAAATATACAATGGCTTTTATAGCGACAGGATACCGGTTTTATTTGATGTAGATAGTATTGACTATAGTCAGTCTGCATTTGCTTTTGAAGAGCTTTTTGCTGAAGATAAACTGAAAATGGTGTATTCTGCAAAAGAGATTGAGCAAAATATCAGGTTTTTCACGGCAGTTATGAACAAAGAAATCAAAATTAAAAGCTTTGATTATGACGGTGTTAAATATGGTGCGAAAGACAGCAGAATGCTCAAAAAGAAGCTGGAAAATGAGTTGACAGAGCTGAATAATTTGCTTGCCCAACACGATAAGGATATCTTCATCTTTTTCTGCCACCTTGCCCAAAGCCAAGGACTGGACTCCATTCTGAAAGATAAATATAAATGCTACTTTACCTATGATCAGGAACTTGACCAGAAGCTTGAGTTTATTTCTGAACTGATGAAATTGGCTTCATTCATGCATCAAGAGACGCAAGTTGAAGCAATTAAGACAAATATGATCGAGCTGAAGAGAATGGAAAATAGTAGGCTAAAGCCCGATATTGAGCAGATGCTTGGGAACGAATTGCTCCAACAGGAAATTACTCCAGAGATTAGGGAAACGCTCGAAAAATATATTTCCAAAGACTGGGTTTATTTCAGGAGTCCGGATTATTTTGAGGATTATATTGAAATGTTTTTCGACGCAGTAAGGTATTACCAGTTTCTGTTATTGCGGACTTACTTTTTGCTGAAAAAAGACTTACTTCATTATCAAAGGCAATTGCTTCCTTCCACCGACATAGCAGCTTAAAAAATGCGGATATCGAAATGGGTAACTCTCTGGATTTTAATCCTCTTCCTCTCCTGCACCTCAACCGATGGGCCGGTCGTTCAAACCGACATCTTCATCCTCAGCGGCAGCGAAGCGGGTTTTACTGCCGCCATTCAGGCGGCGCGGATGGGCAAGTCGGTCGTGCTTGTCGAACCTACCGGCCACCCCGGCGGTATGATGGTTGAAGGGATTGTAAAAGATATTCGCTTTGGTAGCTCGGTCGTTATTGGTGGCATCGCCAGAGAGGTATATACCGCACTCGAAGCGCATTATGGCCGCGAACCCCGGTTCGGGGATTTTGACTGGTATTCGCCTTACGAACCTTCCGTCGCCGAAGACATTATTGAGGATTTCCTCGCCCGCGAAAAAAATATCACCCTCATCCGAAATACCCGTATCCGGGAAAATAAGGGGGTGAAAAAAGACGGGGCCTCCATTCGCAGTGTCGTGCTCGAAAACGGAATGGAAGTTCGTGCCAAAGTATTCATCGATGCCTCGGTCGAAGGGCATCTCCTGCATTTTGCGGGGGTAACTACCGAAACCATCCGCGAAGGCAATGCCAAATACGACGAAACTAAAAACGGCATACAGATCAAAAATGATTACCGCCAGTTTTCGGTAAATGTCGATCCCTATATTGTTCCCGGTGATCCTGAGAGTGGGCTTATTCCGACCATTCAGCCGGGTAAAATCGGCGAAAATGGTGCGCCGGACAAATATATTCAGGGTTTTTGCTTTCGGCTGTGTCTTACCCGTGATTCTGCCAATGTGATTCCTGTCCTGAAACCACAAAACTACAACCCGCAGACGTACGAAATCTATCGCCGCTACCTCAAAGCTGGCGGTCAACTGTTTTCCCCCTCCGCAAACCGCGAAAATGGAAAAACAGACCTGGGAAGCTGGCACGATCTTTCCGCCAATCTCTACGGCGAAAACTGGCGATATCCTTCAGGAAATTATGCGACGCAGGATAGTATCGTCAGGTATCACCGCGATTTTACCCAGGGACTGATCTGGTTTCTGCAAAACGATCCCGCCGTGGATTCGCTTACGCGCGCCAACTGGGCCGGGTGGGGGTTATCCAAAGATGAGTTTACCGACAACGGCGGCTGGCCACGGCGACTGTATATCCGCAGCGCCCGGCGAATGGTTTCCGATTATGTAATCACCGAACACCATACCCGCAGGGAAAATCCTAAAGTCGCTGACGATGTTGTTGCCATTGCCTGGTGGCCGCCCGATACACATCATGCGCGGCGGATTGTCAAAGACGGGTTTGCCTACAATGAAGGATTTGTTTTCGGCGGAAATGACTGGCGACCCTTTCCTATATCGTGGCGTGCGCTGATTCCCCGCCGGTCGGAATGCACCAATCTCATCACGCCGACTTGCCCATCATCAAGTTATGTGGCCTACGGTGCGATAAGGATTTTGCCCACATTTATGATTTTGGGGCAAAGTGCAGGGAGTGCAGCCGCGATGGTAGCGGATGAAAATATTCCGGTTCAGGAATTGGATTACAGCCTGCTCAGAGAGCGGTTGCTGGATGACGGGCAGATTCTGGTTATTCCGCCAGACTGGCTACGATATGTGATGTCGGAGGGGTGAATTTCTTATTATTAGATCATTGTTTTTCGGAATTATAAAGTAATTGGGAGTTTCTGCTAGACTTTGCGCTTCCTCTACGTCCTCATATGTTTGCAACTTAATGAAACTGATCTTCGATCAACATTTTTATGGTTCACGCAAAGTCCGCAAAGGAATCGCAAAGTAACGCAAAGGAAGACAAGGTGCTCTCTGCGTTAATTCCTGTCTGCTCTTGCAGATGCGTTGTACTCTGCGTAATCTGCGTTCAAAGGCAGGGAGATGATCTTCGATCAACATTTTTATGGTTCACGCAAAGTCCGCAAAGGAATCGCAAAGTAACGCAAAGTAACGCAAAGGAAGACAAGGTGCTCTCTGCGTTCCTCCGCGTGGTACTCTGTGTTACTTTGCGTCCCCACACAGGGAAATGATCTTCGATCAATATTTTTATGGTTCACGCAAAGTCCGCAAAGGAATCGCAGAGTTTCGCAAAGGAAGACAAGGTGCTCTCTGCGTTCCTCCGCGTGGTACTCTGCGTTACTTTGCGTCCCCACACAGGGAAATGATCTTCGATCAATATTTTTATGGTTCACGCAAAGTCCGCAAAGGAATCGCAGAGTAACGCAAAGGGTGTTGTGACTTCTGCGTTACTCCGCGTGGTACTCTGCGTTACTTTGCGTCCCCACACAGGGAAATGATCTTCGATCAACATCGTGAGGGTTCACGCAAAGCTTAGCAGAAGTGCATTTTATGATCGCAATAGGTTTATAATTCTGGTTAAAAAACGTCTCTGATTGCATAGTGAGATACAATAAAAGACTCCGTCTCAATGGGGCATTTCCTAAACCTCCACCCCCTTAATCTTAATCGTCCATGCGTATTTTGTCAGACGGTTATTTACCTGTTGAAGGTCTGTGGGGATGGTAATGACTACTTCGTCTCCTTCCATTTTCCATGAAAGGGTTCCTTCATATCCAAGCATGGTGATTTCGCTACCGGCTTCGGGACGTACCTGCTTGAGACGCAGGGTATTGCCGGGCCAGGCTGTTGAAATCGCGTAAATGAAGGCGCCGTCTTTGCTCCGGGTGTAGAAGGTGTGATCTCCTTCATGAAATTTGTTGAGCCGGCTGGTGGCATAGATGGCTTCTTTATTTACATCCAGCCAGTCGCCCATTTCGGCGAGTCGCTCGACACTCGGTGCAGGAATCAATCCTTCGGAAGTTGGTCCGACATTCAGCAGGTAGTTTCCGCCTTTGGCGGTAATTTCGATGAGGTTGTGTATCAGCATTTCCGCTGATTTCCAGTTGTTGTCGCCTGATTTGAAGCCCCATGTATCATTCATGGTCATACACGATTCCCAGTCTGAAGCAGCGGTGCCTTCCAGAATCTCCTGCTCAGGTGTGCCAAAATCGCCGGCGTAGTTGAGATCGTTTTTGTTCATCCCCTGCATCCCTTGTCTGCCTTTGTCCACCCGGTTGTTGATGATCATGGCGGGATTCAGGCTGCGGAGGTAGTTGTAAGTTTCCAGTCCATCCTCGTGGGTCCAGTCTGTAATCCATTCTCCGTCAAACCACATGACCGGGGGGTTGTATTTGTTTACCAGTTCGGTGAGCTGGGGTTTGAGGTAGGTCTGTACATAGCGATCGAAGTTGGGGTTCGTCTGGTTCTTGTCGTTGTATTTGGGGTAGAATGGCGCCTGTGCATCGGGGTGGTGCCAGTCCATAATCGAATGGTAAAAACAAAGTTTGATTCCGGCCTCATCGCAGGCGGTTTTGAGTTCGCCGAGAATATCTCTTTTGAAAGGGGAGGCATCCATGATATCGTAGTTGGATACTTCCGAATCCCAGAGGCAGAATCCATCGTGGTGTTTGGATGTGATGACGATATATTTGATGCCAGCATCTTTAGCGATAGCAGCCCATTCTTTTGCGTCAAACTTTACGGGGTTAAACTGGGCCACAAACTGTTCGTATTCGGAAACGGGTATCTGGGCTTTTTCCATAATCCATTCACCGATACCCGGCACTTCTTCTCCTTTATAAACACCGGCAGGTACAGAATATGCCCCCCAGTGGATAAACATACCAAAAGTTGCATCGCGCCACCATTCCATCCGCTGGTCAAATGCTTCAGGAGTTTCGTGAGTAAAATCTTGTACCGGTGGTTCGGCGGCAGACTGTTGTGCAGGTTTGCAGGAAAAAAGCATCAGGGCGCAAATGCCGGTCAGAAGCAGGATGTGGTATTTCATAACGTGGTAGTATTAGCCAGACAATCACTGGCTAATTTAACCCATTCCTACGATTTTCCCGACAATACCACCTGTATTTTATCGGCTTTAATGATATTGCGTATGAAGTCCCGGTAGGGTTCATAGGATTCTGCTGGTTTGCGGGTTTTATGCATCAGCAGGCTTCGCGTGTAAATAAGTTTTCCCACTTCGGGTTGAAAGTCAATATTCGCCTCATAAACGCCAAAATCGCTCTCCACATGCAGAGGCATTTCCGGCATGCTTTCGATCACAAATCCTTCCGGCAACTGGTATTCAATCGTGTCGGTATCCCAGTATGGATATTTACTTACGACCGGCTGAGTGCGGCTTTCAACTTTTTCAGGAAGGTTGCTGTATCGTTCCAGCTGGTTGGGCGCGAGGAAAAATCGGGTTCCTGAAGCCGTTGCCCAGTTGACCGCATTGAGGTCATACGAATAGCGGTAAGTGGGTAATTCTGAAGCAATTGCGCCATCAAACTTAAATCCTGTCAGTTCAAAGCTTTTGGCGGAAATACTGTTTCTGATCCATTTTTCTTTTTCCCCTTCAGAAAGTGTAACAATGCCCTGCGCCAGATTATCCTGCTGATAACCGGTAGAAGTTACAACTACCTTTACCACTGCATTTCCTTTTTTGTCAAGGCTAACCGAAGCCTTTCTTTGTTGTTGGTTTGACTCAGGCGGGCTGGATGGCGTACGGGTGAGTTTTCCTCCTTCCGGCGTTACGACCAGTGCATATCGGTCTTCGGTAAACATCCCCAGATAGCCCGCCGGGTGATTGTTCATCGTACAGTCCATCCAGATCGTATCTTGTTCATTGGGTACACACAAGATGACATGGTTAAACTGGCTGCTGGAAAAATCAGGCAAAATATCTGAGGTAAAATCTCCCGCTTTGATGAGGACTGCGTGAGAATTAATTCCCACAGCGCTGAGCATACTTTTGGCATAATTGCTGAGTGCTTTGCAGTCGCCGTAGCCATTGTTATAGACATATTCTGCATCAAAGGTTTGCCAGCCGCCGATACCCAGTTGAATGCCCACGTAACGTGTATTCTCCTGAAGGTAGCGGTAAATGGCCTGTACTTTGGCTTCTTTTGTCGGAAGCTTTTCTGTAAGTGCGATGACTTTTTTCTCCAGTTCTTCGGGCAATTTATCTCTGCCTGCATTTAGCGTATGGAAAAACATGCCAAAATCGCTCCAGGACTGGTTTTTTCCTTTATATCCTTGTATCTCAAAAGAAGTTGGGGCAAGGTAAACCACCGGCACATATTCCCGCCAGGGAGGCCCCATCGGTTCGGTTTCAATCGCGGGCAGGCTATTTACCTGCCATAAGTAATGCGTGCTGCCTTTATCCTCGACGATATAGGGCTTTTCAGGCATATTTACCACTTTATAGCGGAAGTCCTGGCCTTCTGCGGTGATGATCTCCAGCCGGGCCTTTTCGACAGAGACATTCTCATCATCCTGTGGCATCCATGCCGGGAACCCAAACAGTCCGTTTTGCCCCAGGATATAGCGGATATGAACAGTATAGGGATATCGGTCGTGTTTCAGAGTGGCTACATATGCCCTGCTATCGTTGACAAAACTGCTGCCGTCGTCGGGCACAATATCTTCGATTTCATTGTTTTTTAGTTTTCTCACGAGATTTCCTGCTGCATCGTAGATTTCTCCGGAAATCTCTTTGGCGGTGAAAAATTTATCATGAGGAACAAAAATCGTAGTCAGATCGTCTGCATTGCGGTTGATGATGGTAATGGTGCGATCCACCGTAATCTCTGACTTCCTGTCGCTTTTCATCATGATAATCTCGTCAGACTGGCGAATGACTGCATTGGCGTCTTTCAACAGGGAGTCGGGAATCAGCGAAACCGCCAGTTGGGCAGGAAGCAACTGCGGAAGGCAAAAAAATAAAACGGTATAGGAAAATGCCCGGAAAAAAGATTTCCAGTTAGTGGCTGTTATTGTGTCAATCATCGTTATTCAATTTTTTTGAGCACAATCTGCTCGCTGTGTTTGGTTACGATATGGTCAAAAAACAGTTTGATATACTCGTATTCATCGGGTCTGAAAACGGTTTGTGCAATGACAATATCACTCACCAGTTGAATCTGGTTACTGCCGATTTCTTTGGCCTGATAAAAAAAAGTCGCGCCATTGTCAGGCAGTACAACCTTGGTCGCTTTGGGTAATTCTTCTATCTTAAATCCTTCCGGGATCAGAAGATTTAAAAAATATTTCTCATGAATCGGAATGGCAAAATCTACCGGATAGGTGCGTTCTGTTAATTTGAATGGATTTTCTTTTTGTGCTACAGAGAGGAGGGGTTGGACATAAATGAAATCTCCGGCGACATTGACAAAATCGGTTCCGGTGATATGACAGGATACTTCGAAGGGTTTTGCAGGATTATCCGCAGCGGTTGTTTTGACTTCAGAATATTCGACTTCACTCCATTCGTCGGTAATATGATTTTTGACAAACTCCTCTTCGTCTTTGTTTAGCTCACTCAGGCTAAAACGTGCATCTGCGGCGGCATACCCATTGGCGGTATGCGAAAGACTGCCATCGAGCGTTCCTTCTTCATCGAGTCGCATATTGACCATCCACGTGGTTTCCTGATTGTGGTTGGGATTGACATCTACCCATGCAGGCGAATTTTCGCTCAGGATAAACCCGGTTTCGTTGAGGTCAGTGGCCGGAAGCATACCCAGCGGCATAAAATCATCGATTGCATCGAGCAGGATGGGGCCTGATTCGACTCTCGCCACAACGATCACATGGTTAAACTGCGAGTAGATCGGGAAAATCTGCTGAATTTTGCCATGAGAGCGGGTGCTGAGAATCACGGGTTGTGCATTAATCCCTGCTTCTTTCAGCATATCGAGTAAGATCAGATTGATTTCTCCGCTGGAGCCTTCTTTTCTTTCAAATGCTGTATGCAAAGGATTTTGTGCTATGGTTTGAAATTCGCCATTCCACTTCATCGAACTGCGCACAAAATTGTAAATCAGTTCTGTTTGTTCTGCCTGTGTTTTTCCTTCCAAAGGCAGATCCTTTACAAGCCTGCGGATGCGGTTGTCGTTGAGCCGGAGTCCGAATGACTCGTCCTGCATATATTCTCTGGCCAGCTGCTCCCAGCTTCCGAGTATGGGTTTGGGCGGCTGCTGCGGGTAATGTATCGTTTGTAACTGAAACTGCAGGGAGGAGAGATAATCGGAAACGGTAGTTATATAAGGTTCCCTGACAAAACCAGGGACATTTTTCATGATATAATAGACATCTTCTCCCCGATATTGTACGGTCTGGGATTGTGAGTTTCCTGTTCTATAGTCTCTCAACCCCGAAGAACCACGGTCAAAATCAGTGAAAGTAACCGACCGGCTGAAGCTGGATGATTTGCGGTCGGTAAGAGCCAGGCTTCCTTTAAGCAGAGGCAGGAACTGGTACCATTCAGGGATAC
The DNA window shown above is from Bacteroidia bacterium and carries:
- a CDS encoding SUF system NifU family Fe-S cluster assembly protein, whose product is MSHSLYHPTILHHNDHPVRYEKMPDADRVVEAYNQFCGDQFFLYIKFEGEVIADASFHGYGCALSKASASLLVSLLPGMDKRTFEKLHQPFQALVSPEANFPQPTDLPEPLFVFQAARDFPARKKCVLLTWDELSRQWK
- a CDS encoding M48 family metalloprotease, with translation MKDIQVSQEFRTGVVKAVLAILMFFVVYILLVLLSIAMTVLCGYLGIWLIISFPSIIALLGGIGLISLGILILIFLIKFLFTTREVELDDWVEISKEEQPGLFELVDGLVKESGTDFPGKIYVSSQVGASVFYDSSFWSMFFPIKKNLHIGLGLVNSVTIEELRAILAHEFGHFSQKSMRLGSFVYNVNRVIYNLVFENESYNKLIERWANISGYFSIFVSLAVYIIRGIQWLLKKTYEVVNLSYLNLSREMEFHADAVAVSVTGGSQFRSGLLRVPFAEHAYNSVLQFYDLKVKDGIKSKNLLEEQFFVMDFLGKEIGLDFENHLPQINLDNLNKYNQSKLVIKDQWASHPAIEDRIAAIGKLDSGEKLLISPPANELFSHLGKIQELVTTLIFSSVNYSQKPSDNSLEDFIRDFVEVHEKNSFDKIYNGFYSDRIPVLFDVDSIDYSQSAFAFEELFAEDKLKMVYSAKEIEQNIRFFTAVMNKEIKIKSFDYDGVKYGAKDSRMLKKKLENELTELNNLLAQHDKDIFIFFCHLAQSQGLDSILKDKYKCYFTYDQELDQKLEFISELMKLASFMHQETQVEAIKTNMIELKRMENSRLKPDIEQMLGNELLQQEITPEIRETLEKYISKDWVYFRSPDYFEDYIEMFFDAVRYYQFLLLRTYFLLKKDLLHYQRQLLPSTDIAA
- a CDS encoding FAD-dependent oxidoreductase, whose product is MRISKWVTLWILILFLSCTSTDGPVVQTDIFILSGSEAGFTAAIQAARMGKSVVLVEPTGHPGGMMVEGIVKDIRFGSSVVIGGIAREVYTALEAHYGREPRFGDFDWYSPYEPSVAEDIIEDFLAREKNITLIRNTRIRENKGVKKDGASIRSVVLENGMEVRAKVFIDASVEGHLLHFAGVTTETIREGNAKYDETKNGIQIKNDYRQFSVNVDPYIVPGDPESGLIPTIQPGKIGENGAPDKYIQGFCFRLCLTRDSANVIPVLKPQNYNPQTYEIYRRYLKAGGQLFSPSANRENGKTDLGSWHDLSANLYGENWRYPSGNYATQDSIVRYHRDFTQGLIWFLQNDPAVDSLTRANWAGWGLSKDEFTDNGGWPRRLYIRSARRMVSDYVITEHHTRRENPKVADDVVAIAWWPPDTHHARRIVKDGFAYNEGFVFGGNDWRPFPISWRALIPRRSECTNLITPTCPSSSYVAYGAIRILPTFMILGQSAGSAAAMVADENIPVQELDYSLLRERLLDDGQILVIPPDWLRYVMSEG
- a CDS encoding alpha-L-fucosidase, whose protein sequence is MKYHILLLTGICALMLFSCKPAQQSAAEPPVQDFTHETPEAFDQRMEWWRDATFGMFIHWGAYSVPAGVYKGEEVPGIGEWIMEKAQIPVSEYEQFVAQFNPVKFDAKEWAAIAKDAGIKYIVITSKHHDGFCLWDSEVSNYDIMDASPFKRDILGELKTACDEAGIKLCFYHSIMDWHHPDAQAPFYPKYNDKNQTNPNFDRYVQTYLKPQLTELVNKYNPPVMWFDGEWITDWTHEDGLETYNYLRSLNPAMIINNRVDKGRQGMQGMNKNDLNYAGDFGTPEQEILEGTAASDWESCMTMNDTWGFKSGDNNWKSAEMLIHNLIEITAKGGNYLLNVGPTSEGLIPAPSVERLAEMGDWLDVNKEAIYATSRLNKFHEGDHTFYTRSKDGAFIYAISTAWPGNTLRLKQVRPEAGSEITMLGYEGTLSWKMEGDEVVITIPTDLQQVNNRLTKYAWTIKIKGVEV
- a CDS encoding DUF3857 and transglutaminase domain-containing protein, coding for MIDTITATNWKSFFRAFSYTVLFFCLPQLLPAQLAVSLIPDSLLKDANAVIRQSDEIIMMKSDRKSEITVDRTITIINRNADDLTTIFVPHDKFFTAKEISGEIYDAAGNLVRKLKNNEIEDIVPDDGSSFVNDSRAYVATLKHDRYPYTVHIRYILGQNGLFGFPAWMPQDDENVSVEKARLEIITAEGQDFRYKVVNMPEKPYIVEDKGSTHYLWQVNSLPAIETEPMGPPWREYVPVVYLAPTSFEIQGYKGKNQSWSDFGMFFHTLNAGRDKLPEELEKKVIALTEKLPTKEAKVQAIYRYLQENTRYVGIQLGIGGWQTFDAEYVYNNGYGDCKALSNYAKSMLSAVGINSHAVLIKAGDFTSDILPDFSSSQFNHVILCVPNEQDTIWMDCTMNNHPAGYLGMFTEDRYALVVTPEGGKLTRTPSSPPESNQQQRKASVSLDKKGNAVVKVVVTSTGYQQDNLAQGIVTLSEGEKEKWIRNSISAKSFELTGFKFDGAIASELPTYRYSYDLNAVNWATASGTRFFLAPNQLERYSNLPEKVESRTQPVVSKYPYWDTDTIEYQLPEGFVIESMPEMPLHVESDFGVYEANIDFQPEVGKLIYTRSLLMHKTRKPAESYEPYRDFIRNIIKADKIQVVLSGKS
- a CDS encoding DUF3857 domain-containing protein, coding for MKNHLIWQVITLAGFTIPFHPAFAQPAKIDLNEIKQELEMTSYEADPDAGAVILMDYGEAYIEPGGGDFQLKSTKYFRAKVFKESAFDLAEVEINYLDRESIEKIGNVRAATYYMEGNKVKSYEISKKDITDTDIGDGWRSIKFTLPQLKEGSVFEYSYQITSGYISRIKPWYFQHYYPVVHSEYRTRIPEWYQFLPLLKGSLALTDRKSSSFSRSVTFTDFDRGSSGLRDYRTGNSQSQTVQYRGEDVYYIMKNVPGFVREPYITTVSDYLSSLQFQLQTIHYPQQPPKPILGSWEQLAREYMQDESFGLRLNDNRIRRLVKDLPLEGKTQAEQTELIYNFVRSSMKWNGEFQTIAQNPLHTAFERKEGSSGEINLILLDMLKEAGINAQPVILSTRSHGKIQQIFPIYSQFNHVIVVARVESGPILLDAIDDFMPLGMLPATDLNETGFILSENSPAWVDVNPNHNQETTWMVNMRLDEEGTLDGSLSHTANGYAAADARFSLSELNKDEEEFVKNHITDEWSEVEYSEVKTTAADNPAKPFEVSCHITGTDFVNVAGDFIYVQPLLSVAQKENPFKLTERTYPVDFAIPIHEKYFLNLLIPEGFKIEELPKATKVVLPDNGATFFYQAKEIGSNQIQLVSDIVIAQTVFRPDEYEYIKLFFDHIVTKHSEQIVLKKIE